CTTTGGGATTAACAAAGGCAGATGACTTCAGTATGTTATCCCATTTAATGGCTACACTTGTCAAGTCTTCATTTTTCCTTCTTAAAACTGGTTCAGCTTGTTGATCTCCTATGTCCTCTTTTTTCCTCTTCCACCGATTCAATACTTTTCTCCGGTTTATCCACTGTCTCAAAGTAATAGCACTTCCTTTTGATGATTTCTCCAGCTTGATCTTTGCTTTTGCATTGTGGGATTGAcatgataaaatattttcagtaGCTTTTTCTGACATCAGTGCACTTTCTGCTTTCGTTGTAACATTTTCAGCAGAGGTTGAATTATAAGGATATTCAGCAGCAAGGGACATGAAAGCAGAGCTGCAAATGCATCAGCACAGACAATTAAAGAGAACACTATTCAgattttctctcctttttttcctttgttttttgTGTGGAAAAATGGACACAATAAGAATTCATTGTGGAAAGTTCATTGCAAACTACAAAATTAATTTACCTTGACAAGTTGTCGGCCACATTTTGAGCCAGAAATACCCCAGCCACAGAATCTACAATTGAACCTTTCCACTGTGAGAATTGTCTATCACCTGTAAAATATATAAGCAGCACCCAGTTATGTCTTCCTGTACCTAATTTTGACACCGACTTCACATTCTCTTTATATGATGATTAGAGAGAAGAAGTGGTAAACCTTCTTTAGGATAATGTGAAATATTCCAGTTGTGGATTCCATTCTTTAACATCTAAAAATTTACATTTCTCAAGTTCTTATCATGTTTTCTTTATAGGCTaacactacaacaacaacaacccagtataatcccactagtggggtatggggagggtagtgtgtacgcagaccttacccctaccctggggtagagaggctgtttctgatagaccctcggctccctccctccaagaactccccaccttgctcttggggtgactcgaactcacagccTCTTGAttagaagtggagggtgctcaccactagagcaacccactcttgtcaacaCTACAGATCAGAAAAGATTACAATCAAAGCCATAGTTTGACTCTCCCCAAGAGAAATCACCCTGTAACATGGGCGGAGCTAGGGGGTGTGAGGAGGTTCATCTGCACCCCCTTCGCTTAGAAATTAAACTGCATATATAAGGTCAAAGTTAATTGTTAGGTATATACCGTATATTTTGAATTCCATCAGTGAAAATTCTGGTTCTGCCACTGCCCTGAAACATCTGAATTTGTATTCATAACATGTGATGCATAAACTCGCATTTTGATACTTCAAAAGGTGGAGCCGTTAATGAGTATAGTGTTTTCATCTTAGGTGATAGAGTTTAGCTTTGGTGATGTTCTGAGACAAGTATTTCATCAAGTTGCACATTACAAACAGTTAGCAGCAGTTTGTCTGCTTGAATTTGGCCTGCTAAAGTGATTTttcaataattttaaaattatgccCTGGCAATGCTGCGACTCCACTTTACAGACACGTGCAAGTTCATGCAATTTCCGATGATGTTTCTGAATTCTAGACTTGAAATTTCTGGAATTAAATAAAGGCTATTGCTTCATTTATGCTGAACAAATTTCTATCTTTCAGAGTTGCATATAGGAAATTAGATTATCACATTTTGATACCGTGATTTAAAAAAAAGAAGCATAAAAATAGAAGCATAATCTAATACCTTGGATAAGATGCATGCGAGAAACAAATGATGCCACTCGTCCGCGGAACAATTCCCTCTCTGTTTCCCACGTTTTCTTACACTTATCAGATTCCGCTGATCCGCAGCCTTCTTCTTCCGGTTGTTGCATCAGCAATTTCCACTCTCGTATTGTCTCCTCATCGAGGACTACTTTTGTTCTTAAGATCATTTTGTCTGTGTAACTAGGTGTTTCATTGATTGGGACTAGTGCATCTTGCTGCTTGTGATGTGTTTGAGAATTCTTACTACGTTTCACTATCGTTCCACTTTCACTGTTAGGTACTTGAAGCTTTGGTTTTTTGAGATTTGAAAGGCTGGTTTGGCTGTCCTCTATACCTGTAAAAAAATTACATCAAAGGAAATATAGAATTGCTTGTTAAATGGCATGCCACACATATTATGAATCCAAGGAATTTGTATAACCACGGCAAACCACCGTCTTCGTTACCTTTCATAGTACATATTGATGCTTTCCGCTTCTTGTTTCGCGTTTCTTGAAAGAATGGGCGAACTTTTATGCACTTGTTATGTCTCTGATTCTTCTTCTTAAATCTTCTATGGTACAGCTGCAATGAATAGTAGTAGCATACTTCGGGTTAGAAACGACAGTGAAACAACTTTTGTAGTAATAACAGTTGAAGAAATAGAGGGCAAGCTTTTGCCTGGAGAGGCTTGTTATGCCCCTGAAAGAATGGCTGAACTTTTATGCATTTATTGTGTCTCTGATTCTTCTCATATCTTCTATGGTAAACCTGCAACAAATAATAGTAGAACTCTTCGGATCAGAAACGGAAGAGATTATAGTGAAACAACATTTGCAGGATTGACAGCGAAGAAATAAGGGAAAAGTTTTGCCCGGAGAATCTTGGAAGGAACCGACGATGGACCAAGCTTCTTTGAGGAGCTTGGATCCCCCGAAAAAGTTTGACTGCATGGGAAACTATCAGCAGTTTGGATCGCATAAACAGGGCTATTAACAGCTTCAGCAACTAGATCATCTTTCTCAATATTCCCAGAATCAAAACCCAAAGCTCGCTTACAGGATCTTTCCAAGGGTTCTTCATCTCCCAATAACTCTTCTCTTACTCTTTCGGTAGCACATTTCGGTGTCTCAGGGCTAAAGGTCTTAACAAGATTATCTTCAAGCACTACTTTTGGCTTGTAATTCTTAGTTTCGGCTCTTTGCCCCAGCGTCTTGTTAAATTTCAAGCCTTCGTATTCGTCTTTTTCTTCATCGTCTGCTAAAACATAATTTAGTAATATCCTGGAAAGTGGCATCAATTCTAAATCTCCAATAGAAACAATTATAGATATCACATGGTACAAGCTCAATCTTGAGATAATTATCAAGCACAAAAATAGTTGACTTGGTTTATTTAGTAAATATGAAGGGGACATGGTTATTGAGAAATCACAAAACCATGAATACATCTTTTGTGTGTTCTATACAAACAAAGGACTTCTCATGCTTCCCACGAATCCATTTTATGCGCATGACAGAAGATAAAGTACTGCATGCATGACCTAAAGTATTTTGTCC
This sequence is a window from Nicotiana tomentosiformis chromosome 5, ASM39032v3, whole genome shotgun sequence. Protein-coding genes within it:
- the LOC117273091 gene encoding uncharacterized protein; the protein is MQMGGGSKGDPNTPVRLEADSHNYYSLRPRKRKEIFSSGADKYSLRPRKIKHRFSMGADDEEKDEYEGLKFNKTLGQRAETKNYKPKVVLEDNLVKTFSPETPKCATERVREELLGDEEPLERSCKRALGFDSGNIEKDDLVAEAVNSPVYAIQTADSFPCSQTFSGDPSSSKKLGPSSVPSKILRAKLFPYFFAVNPANVVSL